The Terriglobus sp. TAA 43 sequence TATCGCCGCGCCGTGCATCCGTCCATCGCCAGAAAGGAGATATGGTCACGCGGGCGCAACGACTCGATCAACGGCTCTACCGATTTCGGAAGGTCATTCCACAGTGGGTCATCTTTCACGCTGCCGCGGTCCACAAGCAGCGTGAGGTTGATAGGGTCTTCCCCCTCCAGGCGAATCCGTGCAGGATGTATCTGCCCAAGCCCGTCAATGGTGACTCGGAAACTGCCGTCTGGAATACGTGGAATCTGGTGCAGCGAACCGTTCAGAATCAGCACAGGAATCTGCACCAGGTTCACATAGACATGCAATGTGGATTTGTCATCGTCCATTTTTGCAGTTTGAGCACAGCAAATCTGGGCTGACAGGAATCCCGCAGCGCATACCGCCGCCGTTCTGGCAATCCATCGCAGCATGACCGTGGAGACAAACTAGCACGCTGCATGGACGATATGCACGCGCTCTAATCGAAGCGGGGCAAATGCCGGAGCTCTCCGGCAGGCACTAACTCTGTCGGCCAGCCAGCCTTCAGCCACGCGCGCAGCCCACCTTCAATTACGTGTACCTTTGTGCCACGCGATTCCATTGCGTATGCAATCCGAATGCTTGTGGCATCCCGCACACACGAACAGTACACGTAGATATCGCATTCCGGCGCCAGCGTCTCGCGCAAAGCGTCCAGCTCCACCCCCAGCCGATTCGGTTCCACCCGAATGCTGTTCTTGATCCGCAGCATCCCGGGGTCGTAATAACCGTGGGAACGCACATCCGCAATCACAATCGGATGGCACGGATCAGGATTTTCCAGCCGCCGCACCACCTCATCCGCAGAGATACGATGCACATTACGGTAGCGGCGGTCGCGCAACGAAACAAAGACCCAAAGCGCTGCATAACCTGCCAAGATCAACAACACAAAGCCGACGGCAACATGGCCCACCACAGCTAGGGCATTCGTCACCACTTTGATGTAGCGGCTGGCGAAATATCCAACCCCCGTCCACACACACACATGCAGTGCCGCGCCCAACACGTCCAACTGCCAGAACTTCCAAAAACGCATGTTCAAACTGCCTGCAAGCGGCGGCGCCATGCTATTCAATCCGGGCAAAAACCGCGCAATCAACAGCACCCGGGGCCCGCGTTCATAAAAGAAATCCGCGGACCGGAAGATGCAGTTTTCTGGGTCCATCGTCAGCCGACACAGCCGCCCCAACAGCCACCACCCCGTCAGCCGGCCGCCGGTGTAAAGAATGCTTGCGCCAAGATTGTCAGCGAGTATCGCCAGTGGGATCAGTACCCCAGCGCGCAACAACCCACCATGCGCGGAAGCACCGGCCAGAATCAGCGCGAGCCCCGCCGGTAGCGGCAATCCCAAAGAGGACAGCATCAGCAGCCCCAGCACCGTCACGTATCCGTGCGCCGCAATCCACGCCGCCAAACTCATCTACTGCCCTGCCTCCGGGAAATCTTGCAATGTGCCTTTGCTTGGATGCAGGGATCGGGAAAGAATCAGCTGGAGAGTTTGACGCAGCCAAGCCCGGCTTGAGAAACAATCACCTCATCAACACGTCGTTCCAAAGTGGGAAAACAGGCCATGCGGAGGGACCGCGTAACCGGAAACACCCGTCGCCAGAGCTTCGCTCGAAACGAAATCGCTTTCTTTCCCAAGACTTGCAAAGGAAGGCGTGTTTCGCTACTTCCCCTTCAACTTCCGGTCAAAGAAATCAGCCGCAGCCTGATACGCCGCCACCCAGTTCCGGTGCAGCAGAAAATCGTGTACCTCATCCGGAAAGATCTTCTCTTCTACATCAACGCCTTCGGCACGCAAAGCCGCGGCCAGCCGCACTGTCTGCCCGAACAACACATTGCGATCGTCATCGCCCTGCATCAACAACACGGGCGACTTCCACTTCGCCACATCTGCCATGGGCGAAGCAGCAAACGCAATCTTCGCCCGCGCCGCCGCATCGTAATTCGGATC is a genomic window containing:
- a CDS encoding VTT domain-containing protein, which translates into the protein MSLAAWIAAHGYVTVLGLLMLSSLGLPLPAGLALILAGASAHGGLLRAGVLIPLAILADNLGASILYTGGRLTGWWLLGRLCRLTMDPENCIFRSADFFYERGPRVLLIARFLPGLNSMAPPLAGSLNMRFWKFWQLDVLGAALHVCVWTGVGYFASRYIKVVTNALAVVGHVAVGFVLLILAGYAALWVFVSLRDRRYRNVHRISADEVVRRLENPDPCHPIVIADVRSHGYYDPGMLRIKNSIRVEPNRLGVELDALRETLAPECDIYVYCSCVRDATSIRIAYAMESRGTKVHVIEGGLRAWLKAGWPTELVPAGELRHLPRFD